A genomic stretch from Mya arenaria isolate MELC-2E11 chromosome 10, ASM2691426v1 includes:
- the LOC128204900 gene encoding uncharacterized protein LOC128204900, with the protein MTKSRGGGCDNSWGDDCGGDDYGGGDGAGDDDVGDDDGGGDDGVGDDGVGNDGGGDDGVGDDGVGDDGGGDDGVGDDGGCDDGAGDDGGGDNGAGDDGGVDGGGGDDGVGDYGVSDDCVGDDGGGNDGGGNDGVGDDVVGDDGGGDDGVVDDGGGDDCGGDVGVGDDGVGNDGAGDDCAGDDGGGDDGMGDDGGGDDGVGDDGLGDDGGGDDAGGDDSGCDDGGGWKRCH; encoded by the coding sequence ATGACTAAAAGCAGAGGTGGTGGATGTGATAATAGTTGGGgcgatgattgtggtggtgatgattaTGGAGGTGGCGATGGTGCAGGCGATGACGATGtgggtgatgatgatggtggaggtgatgatggtgtgGGTGATGATGGTGTGGGCAatgatggtggaggtgatgatggtgtgGGTGATGATGGTGTGGGTGatgatggtggaggtgatgatggtgttggtgatgatggAGGATGTGATGATGGTGCAGGTGATGATGGTGGAGGTGATAATGGTGCAGGTGATGATGGTGGAGTtgatggtggtggaggtgatgatggtgttggtgaTTATGGCGTTAGTGATGATTGtgttggtgatgatggtggAGGTAATGATGGTGGAGGTAatgatggtgttggtgatgatgtTGTAGGCGATGATGGTGGAGGCGATGATGGTGTAGTTGatgatggtggaggtgatgattgTGGGGGTGACGttggtgttggtgatgatggtgttggtaaTGATGGTGCAGGTGATGATTGTGCAGGTGatgatggtggaggtgatgatggtatGGGTGATGATGGAGGAGGCGatgatggtgttggtgatgatggTCTGGGTGATGATGGTGGAGGTGACGATGCTGGAGGTGATGATAGTGGATGTGATGATGGTGGAGGTTGGAAGCGATGCCACTAG